cagaaattagggtttcacaaaagggTGAAATTGGCTTACCTAATACACTGATAACAACTCTAAATCTTCCCCCCATGCTTCTGTTGATCCAATTGCATCTACccatgctctgatttcttctccaacttcacctattctaccaatttcaaacctagggtttctgtgaagaaaaagggttgaaatcgatagaatatgtgtctagagaggtagggtaatgatgggttatgattacaagtagccatgatggcttttggaggatgcgtggtggtggttgaggcagaggcaggcggagctggtggcggacatggtttctgcagagggaatggggaaggagatggggtgagctcgattaggttttggctaggggttgtttggtttgtgggatataggcttaggtgtttgagtgttgagcgggatcatcgaaccttgatgttcggtgatgaaaggcgtaggatgataacttctgaaacggatctaacggagaaattgagacagatcgtgagcgaccgttggatgcaaaaatacaacgaaactgacggctcaagatggagttaagtgctgtagtgtaaggcggagatatcaaacttcgatgcacagcaagggagcgaccgttggattcaactaccatctaatctgaaggcttggaatttcagcgctgtggtgctcggcagagacttcagattttgatgctctatgaaggagcgaccgtcggatgcttctgagaactgatctgatggctgagaacggaggcgcttttgtgtgtagaaaatgaggttgtgcgcaccattcttcgcggcttccttgcgtaatttctcccggcttttcactacttttctgctcttttcgctccgcgactcatccgaactttatttattacctaaaaatgcaaaattaattaataaaaatatttattcttgaaaacaatgaaaatacagaatatgggataaaatgtagaattaatgcataaaagatgagttaaaatgccaacaaaaagggataaatatatacaatatttggcactcatcactcatCACTCTTTGACTCAAAGTATACTAACTTTATAGTAAATAGTAGTGTCATTGATGACAGGACTCGATCCATTTGCATTAGCCATGTAAGACCAATGCAACAACATTATTGAAGACTACAACAGATACAAGTACAAATCCAACAGTCTCATTTTAAATTTGGTATCTACATCACTTATGACAAAGCTCAAAGTATACCCGTGAACAGATTTCAAATTAAAGCTAGTCATATCAACATCACTCTCACAGTCATATGTCTATCCTTCTTTGCCCCTAGTGAACATAACCCTCTTTCATATTCTTCTCTGGTACCAAAACTTCAGTTTCATGGCCTCCTCCTCAAATTCAAACCCACAATCCATTGATAACCTGGTAAAACAAATGAAATCTGCCCCAAACATCCCTGAGGACTTGTTCCCAAAAGTTTTTATCAATTCTGAAAAAATCAAATCTAAACAAACTCAAGACTGGAAAGGGTGTTTCATTGGAAAACTTTATAGCAATATATGTTTTCAAACCTCCAGAGTCAGTAACTTTATCAATGCAAACTGGGAAATGCTTAGCAGAATTGAGGTTGAAGTTTGGAATAGGAGAAGAAACTTTTACATCCTCAGAACCACACATGAAGAAGACTACTCAACTTTGAGGAATGGAGGCACTAGAGGGGTATTTGACAAACTGATGGTTCTAGTTGGAGTCCCTCATAATGGTCCTGAGCTCATTGATGAAGAGCTATTCTCCAAAGTTATGATCTGGATTCTAGTGAAGAGAATCCCATCTCATATAATCCCAGACATACAAAACATAATCAAACCAATTAGAGTCTTCCAGGGGGCCAAAAAACCTTATGGAAGAGACAGATTTGAAAAAAACTTGGAAGTTAAAGTTACAATCAATGTTACCAGATCTCTTAAGTTTGGAATAGAAGCTTTTGAAACTCCTACTTTGTCTCACTGGCTGGAATGTGCTTATGCTCTTAATGGCATCAAATTCTGTAAAGTTTGCAGAGTTCTTGATCATCCTAGCCCTACCTATCCCTTACCTCCTAATCAAAACAACCTTGATTACTATCATCTATCAACCCCTCAACTAGCACCTCCACCAATAACCCCTAGACAAAAAATAGTTCACcctccaccccccccccccccctccccacacccacacccacacccacaccctgATGTTCTTGCCTGTCAAATTAGAAACAAAAGAATGGAATTAGAAAAAAAGATAGTTGGATCTTACAAGAAAAAACTTCCAAAGTGGAAAACTGCTGCAAGAACTAATCCGAACTACAACAATGAACCAAGAAAAGTTGATGAGGAAACAGCTGTTGATGACCTTGCTGTTGCTGGAAAAAAAATTCTAGTCACCAACACTCCAAAACACTTCCCTTTCAATACCCTACCTACCTTGGCTCAAATCAAAACAAACATGGAAGCTGAAgctaataagaagaaaaaagatgCATGGAAAGCAAAGAAAAAAGATCATACCTTTGAGAGTCCTGATGATGCCTCTCTTAACACCTCATCCACACCTATCATAGATACCAAGAGAAAGAAGATCACCCCCAATAAAGCTAATGCTTCCCTCAACAATATGGAAATGACAAGTGTTAAAAGATTCAAAGATCTGAATGTTACTTCTCAGGAGCAACTGGCCAACATTCCTATTCCCATGGCTAATGACACTTTAGAATACTCCTCTGCTGGAACAATGGTACTTGCTCTTAACACCTTTTATTACCATATTTTTAAAACTCATACTATATCCTATATTGTGCAATGCCTGATATATTAACACTATGACAATATTATTAGAAGACTTGTCTCTAAGTATCCAGCTGTGTCTTACTTTTGGCAATTCTTTACTTCCCTAGCATGGAATTGCCAAGGGCTAGGAACCAGAGATGCTAAGAGATATCTATATGATATGATTAATAAATTGAATCCTAACATTATATTTCTATCTGAAACTAAATAAAAGCATGATATTCTCAAGAAAACTATGCAAGACTTAGGGGTCAACAACTTATGGTATGTTAATCCAAGAGGGGCAAGTGGCACTGCTGGTGGCTTAGCATTGTTATGGAAAAGCAATATTTACATAGAAATGTTGGATTATTTTATCAACCATATCAATGCAATAATCAGAACTTCCAATAGCCCCCCTTGGTTATTTACAGGCTACTATGGCAATCCTTATGACACTATATCCAAGTTAAACTCTTGGAAAATGCTTGATCAATCTGCTGCTTCCAATAACTTTCATTTGCTGGTTATTGGGGATTTCAACTTTATTCTCCATGATACTGAAAAATTTAGTACTCACTCCATAGATGCTAATGAAGCTTCCATTTTAAATGAAAAGATCCTTAATTTGGACCTCATTGATCTTGGTTTTACTGGTTTCCCCTTTACTTGgtcaaacaaaagaaaaggtcaTGCTCTTACTGAACAAAGATTGGATGGAGGTCTAGAAAATGATGATTGGCTTGCCATCTATCCAAACACCACTATCACTAATATGCTAGCCATTGGATCTGATCATCACCCCAACTTATTGAAATCAAACCCCCACTGGAAGAATGGTAAGATTCCATTCAAATTCTTTGGTACCTGGTTAGATCATGCTGATTGCAGGAAAATTATTGCTGACTGTTGGAAAAAGATCACTCCTGGTTCAAGTGCCTTCACTATAGCCATAAAACTTAAAGACATAAAGCTACAAATCAGAGTCTGGAACAAGGAAGTTTATGGCAACATCAAAACCAACATTGATGAATGCAAGCAATACTTATATTGGATACATACTCACTACTTCAGAGAAGATAGAGGACATGCCCTAGCTGATGCAAGAAAACAGCTCAAAAATTGGCAAGACATAGAAGAAAAATTCTGGAAAACTAAGAGCAGGGATTAACTTATCAAGTTGGGAGATCAGAACACAATCTATTTCCACAGAGCCACTAAAAGTAGAACAAGAATGAATAAAATAGATTAAATCCAAAATGAGGAAGGCATCTGGATTACTGAGCATCAAGAAGTTAAGGACTGCTTTACCAATCATTTCTCTCAAATGGCAACTGCTGAACCTATAAACCCCTCTTCTGAAATCATCAACCTTATACCTCTAGTTATAACCCCTGAGGACAACACAACTCTCAACATAAAACCTGAACCAGATGAAATTAAAGCTATCCTATTTAGCATGGCAAATGATAAATCTCCAGTGCCAGATGGGTTCCCACCAAACTTCTTCAAACTCAACTGGGATATCATTGGAAATGATATTGTCACAATGGTTCAACACTTTTTTCTCTCTGGTCACCTGCTTAAGGAGATGAATGCCACCTTTATAGCCCTCATCCCCAAAATTGACACCCAAACTTCTCCTAGTCATTTCAGACCAATCAGCCTTTGCAACACCACCTACAAAATCATATCTAAATTACTATCTCAGAGAATGAAGCCCTTTCTAAAAAAAATCATATCCCCCTACtgacagacacatttttgtgtccgatttgtctcgattctataaattgttagggctcatttttgtacttattatggtgttttatttatttgtaggtattttttgccaataaacatttttggaaaaaattggctcgaaaagttgtcggaaagcacccggaggacatttgctattcagactctcactttggataaggggtaacctaattactaagaggcatcccatttccaggtagttgctaatcgcacccctaccctggataaggggcaaccatcttcaacatttcaaaaaccaaattttggcgggaaaataggtgcagtgaagaacagattttgACAATCGTGATttagaggagtttgaggtcgattaaacctctgattttcataggatagactccttatgggtataggaatctgatatgggtgtttaaatcgattagactgggctcaattgacggatttttatcacaacagaaattatggaaactcacgtgtgtgacctgttttagggaattttagagagattaaagtgcagtaaactttcccaaagatttgtatctatctaaggaagagttttagaataaaaagaaaagcttagaaacgcgtagaaattctaaaacaggaaattgccgcaacttggccgtgaagagaagaaaagagattttggaagatttggtagagatttaatcggtatctttgatataaatagatggcttgggtcatatagaagaggtgtcgagagtttgggaacctaaggagagccagagaagaagaaatcagagctttaccaaactcagtttctgctgctgctggtgctgaagaggaagaacgcgaagaacattgacgcacgggaaacagtcgcagaacagtgtcgttgtttaacagctgaaaaaCATTAAGCTGTgtaggacagtcgtattctagggtcctaaaatcagcgacaaagcaacagtatttgcaacagttttctgtaacaattCCATTGTAACACCTGTtttcaacaccaatacactgttgcaaacagtctgtgttattacttttcactcttttaatcatcttttgagcaacaaacacatattttgagatcatgattaatatgaggagctaaaccccattgctgaggcgatagaggaacctattgttccaacaaaaagtggtatattctattttatatatttatttgcaataattatatgattattttccttgaattattattgaatatgatttttatttgagtgattgtgatctattttgatggggtatgcttagttttaagaattttgatgcttcatacttggtatttataattactacttttgaaaatctacttgttgcaatattttagaatcaaattaaacgagaaaattgcataaatataagtattggtttaatcactttgaacttggaaaatagtggaatcttagcctcagtgtttcatttaatattgatatcatctttgattgagtttgctaaaaATTTTAGTGAGTTGTCTAttttaattttagaatttaagtctaataatatccttcacaagtctgagaatcgaaccacttttagcactatctacaaatcacatcaatttttggcgccgccgacgcggacttgtttttagggttttagaatttttatattttgtccCTTTTATGTTTGGGAGATTTACTTGTGTCTATggtctggatcataaagaaaattgagccaaggagtttgggatttcataaagacttggagctaagaAAAGGCAAGCAAAAAGAACAGGAAAAGAGACAATttatttagacaattttagtttagagtTGTTAttactttttttaaaaaaaaaactgtattagggtttattatttttgtaatttttctttattttttttggacttttggactttgggacattatttttttattactctATGGAagggtaatttaaatataaactatttgcagagaaggaggacaattacgatattgtctctgcaccttgggtcgtacactagacatcggagtcagtggcccgagtcgcgacaaccgattcatcccccgtctggaacgggatgtaagattctaaacactcgcgaatcccctgtcagcgagttactggactccgtatgcatatatgttgaggactgaatagacatttatttttctagtaaagggcaaggcctgaccatacaagataagggttcgatttcatcaccgttctcttcttgcccgctttaggaacacgtaacctacgcgaacctaagcctaaaattttgattagaacgagaccgatagggtaacgagcttaacaggaaagtcattcgaaaaatattggttactcttttaagctacttcgaagttcttgacggtttctgcaagttgaatgcgtgactgcgccgccttgtaataccggtgaggccttgggtatcaaagctccaccgagcttccctcgccttattcaacttacgttaactcgaattgattccagaggggttgcttaaattgtaacgaattcccgttcgaaggattagaagctggtctagaaacaatctaagtggagccatcatgctttttgtttgctagaaatcaataggtttgatttggttgagtcggccttgatctgtgtttgcttacccttccaatttagaaaattctattgtatgcctgaacgtaaagagacgcactaggtagattgtTAAAGTAgtttcgaagcgtctcgattaccttaatctagaaagtccgacttttgaagagtctgtttttgaacgtcctttgactgaggagagaatccatgttgctccgatagcgccagaaatggcaactttgaaagctttgttgaatccaactaggactacccatccttcgtgtattaagttagctgaaacggaggcaccctatgaactgaaacctggaccttacagatgctcccaatatttttagggaaagaaaatgaaaacccttattaccatgttagggattttgagaaatttgtagtactctaagaattagaggcttagatgatgatgctttgaaacttaggttattcccattttccctgaaagataaggccaagtcgtggctgtatagtttggactccgagtcaattgagacatatgaacaacttacatctgcctttttcaataagtttttccctaggcacaaaaacatcgtctattaggacgcaaatatgcacattttcacaaaaggAGGGAAAAATGCACCAAAATAGGGagatctttatataggtatttggaaaggttcaatgatttattatcccagtgtcctcatcatggtttagaaaaggttaggctagttcagatcctttatgagggtttagattattccacaacgaccatggttgagtctctatgcactggtggatttgaaaaccaaactgttgatgcggcgatggaattttttaatgaaatcgccgaaaaaacccagcaatgggaaaatagtagggcaccccaaaaacaattcttttaagtagaggaaacgttaatagggtagaaggaggctatgaatcagatgccaaaattgctgctatagcaaaaaggttagaagccttagaagtgggccagactagtggtagagtggagcctttttgggaaggccagaatattgaagagcagccaatgctctttataataacactagatttgataaccgtcaaaagattgacccatattcagaaacctataatcctggttggagaaaccatccgaacctttcgtggtctaagggccaaagtcaaggtcagtttagtaattctaatgctcccccaggttttggctatactaagaatccttcaggactagctcagtttcagaatcagtcagataagaaaatcctaagtttagaggaatctctcgccttgttaactcagcaaactgcaaaattcagttatccgtagaacagagtctacaagctagtaacaggataggacaagaaaatagtcaggctatttccgagttaaaaacccaggttggtctgataagtgattctttgagagaaaaaggtaagtttcctagtcaaacacaacccaaccctagaggagttcatgaattaggtgcaaaaccatcgaatcaattgaatgttgttagaacccttagaagtggtagagttgtagacaataaggtaaccatgcccgatagtgaacatactgtagttcacccctcaggatctcacctctcaggaccagtagctgaagagactgataaagtttctgatgatgtgaattcggttcctgaaaggtctgattttaggcctagagccccatttcctcagctattagtaccaacaaagaaggaatcgaactttaatgacatagtggaggtttttaagcaagttaccataaaccttcccttattagatgcaattaggcaaattcctgcttatgccaagttccttaaggatatgtgtacgcgaaagcgaaaacttagcgtccataagaaagcctttttagctagtcacgtaagttcaatcattcagaacaccacaactccaaagtacaaagacccaggttctcctaccattgcttgcacaataggtaacttccgggtagaaaaagctttacttgacttaggagccagtgtgaacttactgccattccatgtatacttacattaggacttggtgaaatgaaacctactcagatgacactgcagttagctaataggtct
The nucleotide sequence above comes from Papaver somniferum cultivar HN1 chromosome 8, ASM357369v1, whole genome shotgun sequence. Encoded proteins:
- the LOC113305210 gene encoding uncharacterized protein LOC113305210 produces the protein MELEKKIVGSYKKKLPKWKTAARTNPNYNNEPRKVDEETAVDDLAVAGKKILVTNTPKHFPFNTLPTLAQIKTNMEAEANKKKKDAWKAKKKDHTFESPDDASLNTSSTPIIDTKRKKITPNKANASLNNMEMTSVKRFKDLNVTSQEQLANIPIPMANDTLEYSSAGTMHDILKKTMQDLGVNNLWYVNPRGASGTAGGLALLWKSNIYIEMLDYFINHINAIIRTSNSPPWLFTGYYGNPYDTISKLNSWKMLDQSAASNNFHLLVIGDFNFILHDTEKFSTHSIDANEASILNEKILNLDLIDLGFTGFPFTWSNKRKGHALTEQRLDGGLENDDWLAIYPNTTITNMLAIGSDHHPNLLKSNPHWKNGKIPFKFFGTWLDHADCRKIIADCWKKITPGSSAFTIAIKLKDIKLQIRVWNKEVYGNIKTNIDECKQYLYWIHTHYFREDRGHALADARKQLKNWQDIEEKFWKTKSRD